CATAGTCTAATATTATTCTGAAACCCTCTTTTCTGTCATTGAACTAAACATCATATCTGAACTGATAACTGATATTCCTGAATATTTTCCAATAATCTCTACAAGCAGAATCCATGTAGGGTTAGTCAAATTGACTGGGTAATTCAAATGAGGTCCAACTGAATCAATAATGTCTTTTTTACTTAATTTGGTATGTCTTTTTTCAACTTGAATTTTAACAGGTCCCTTGTCGATAATTTTCTGCTTAGCCAAATTAAGTAAGCAATCCCTAATTTCCTCGACCTCGCTTAAAACTACCCTCTGTATTGGGACAAATCTAAGCAGGTTCCGAATCTCCCAAGGTGAATCCTTTAGCTTTTCCCTTAAATAAGATATAAAAAGCTCAGGATCCTTTGAAGATTTTCCTACTATGAGTCCTGAAATATTAGTTTCACTTACTTCCACCGTAGTCTCCCCAAAGTCGTAAAACAGTCCTCCAAGTTCATCCATTAGATCTTCTTCTTTGTATCTATATGTTGTAGCAAGAAAATTGAATATCATAGTTTGGCTCCATTATGGACAACTAAGTGCTGCTAGGATTTTTTCCTTTGGAATGGCACCTTCCCTAATAATACGAGGAAATCCCGACCCTGAAACATCTACTATGGTTGATCCGCTATCGTTGCCTGATAATATTTCGTTGCCTACTACAGCATCACATTTGCTTAAAATAGCCTCATCAATGTCTTTTAATCTTGTTGAAGGTATCTTTCTTGACAGATTGGCACTTGTTCCCACTAATAGCTTAGATCTAGTCATTTTTATCAAATTTAAAATGCATGGACTACTAGGAACACGTAATCCAACAGTATTATCATGATTATTATACACATACCTAGATAATCCATGGTTTGCTTTCAATTTTAGAACTAGAGTGAGTTTTCCAGGCCAAAATAAATCTTGTAGTATTTTGGCTTGTGGGTTCATATGTGAAATTCTTGAGGCTATCCTCCAATCATTTGTCAGTACTGGTAAGGATTTCTCCAACGGTCTTTCTTTGATTGCAAATAATCTTAAAACCGATTTTTCTACTGTGGGATC
This Candidatus Nitrosocosmicus oleophilus DNA region includes the following protein-coding sequences:
- a CDS encoding THUMP domain-containing protein → MIFNFLATTYRYKEEDLMDELGGLFYDFGETTVEVSETNISGLIVGKSSKDPELFISYLREKLKDSPWEIRNLLRFVPIQRVVLSEVEEIRDCLLNLAKQKIIDKGPVKIQVEKRHTKLSKKDIIDSVGPHLNYPVNLTNPTWILLVEIIGKYSGISVISSDMMFSSMTEKRVSE
- a CDS encoding L-threonylcarbamoyladenylate synthase; the encoded protein is MDCRNLDDLKNCAKIIDNGGVIVYPTDTVFGIGCDPTVEKSVLRLFAIKERPLEKSLPVLTNDWRIASRISHMNPQAKILQDLFWPGKLTLVLKLKANHGLSRYVYNNHDNTVGLRVPSSPCILNLIKMTRSKLLVGTSANLSRKIPSTRLKDIDEAILSKCDAVVGNEILSGNDSGSTIVDVSGSGFPRIIREGAIPKEKILAALSCP